The segment tGTTAATGTACTCTAGTCTTTTTCCCTTTGTCCAAGTTTTGTCCCATTGGATTTTAATAGCAAAGTTTTTAACAAGGCAGTCCTAACATACCAAGAACAACTTAAAGAACtataagaatattgtactctttttcttttgctaggtttttcctataggggtttttactagcaaggttttaatgaggcatattcttttaatatgatGGTTATCCAAGGGGAAGTGTTATAAATAGGTAATGAATGACCACATTaatgtaataattaattaaagttcatttatgaacttcatttactcatctttaagatgagtaaatggGAACCATTTGGAAAGCCTAAAAGGCTTTCCATCCCTTGTAGGAAAATGCAtcctagaaagaaagaaattctcTCTTTTACTCTCTTTGCcttattctctctttctctcattctcctagtctttcattctctcaactgtTTCAATTCTCTTAtgtgattttatatatattggttTCTACTTTATTTGCATTTACTctctttttacaaaaaaaaaactaaaattttgtcatatttcttccaaaagaagcaaaattgataaaaacaaaaacttatgCCATTAATATATTTCCcttcaaataatttaacattaaaAGTAAATTACACTCCCTAAATGCTGATTAGATTCCAGTCTTTCAGATCTTGAATGGCATGTCTTTCTTACACTTCTTTATAAAGGCTTCTACTTGGCGATTCAGCTCATCATGACCTAGCAATTCTTCCCTCCTCAAACCCCCAATTGCCCTAACTGATGACCTTTCACCCACGAACGTATCCAACTTCCTCATTTCCCTCGGAGCCAAGTTGAAAATATTCTCATGTGGCACATCCCATGTTTGGCTCTTCCTGTGCTTTGTTAGTTGTTTCCGATCCTCCTTTATATCCTTCCATTTGGCATCAAGGGTCTTGTATTGATCATCATCTTCCCACCTACAAACAATTGCTTTTAACACAGACTCCTCCAATCTGTCCTTTGTCTCTCCAGCAGTACATTTCCGGCCACTCTCTGGCATCATCATGGAAGTTTCCTGTGGAAATTCATCACCGGAATCAGCCACCGACCAAACCTCTGGTGATGAGCCCACTATAAATTTGTCTACGAAATGACTCTGCAGGCCTTTGTCTTTGAACACAGTGGTGTCCATAGATATATTAATGTCCTTGAAGTCATGATGATACCGGTGGTGGTGGTCGAAGGAAAAGgtagatgaagaagaagatgaagaggcAAGGATAATTATGAGAATGAGGACGGAGTATATAATAACGTAAACATAAGGAGGAGAAAACCAGCTTTTCAACGACAACCAAAAGCTTGGAATGCTACGGCATAAGAGGTTGAAGGTGTATGAGATTTTTGATGATGGCTTCAACATAAGGAGGGCAGTGGTGATGATACCAACAAATAATAGGAGCTGCTTGACAACCCAGATGACCTTACTGAATCTGCATGAAGAAGGGGACTTCCAAAACGTATCTGAATCCATAATTGTAGttaaatcttaattaatttacgGCCCTAATTAACAAAGAGATggtagaaagaagaaaaaagaacaatcTTGAAAAACTCTGCTGGGGGTGGGTTATAGTCTATTCTCAAgcaaaaatggaagaaagagacACTAGAAAAGAAACACTTGAGAAATGGAGGAGAAGAGTCGCAAAGAACAAAACTGGGTGAAGGAGGAGAAGAGTACGGATACACAGACCACTTGGGCAAAATGGACTCGTGGAAAAGTGAGAAAACCAAGCTTCATTTATATAAACTTACGCGAAAACTCTACGGGGTGGGAAAAAGGGTTTTTGATAATGTACTGTTtggtcaaaaaaataatttgcaaaGACAATATTTCTAAAACTGCGGTAGTTTTAatcaccaataaaaataaattttgataccgtttctaaaataaaataaaattataaaaaaaaaaattcatctcttgaaaacacattttataaaaagtctaagaatttttctttaagtaatataaaaatcgtttcaataaacatttttttttgaaaaaacaaaataaccaaaatcattccttaaagagacgatttaaaaaataaaataaaaaataagtgtgcaaactgatcaacccaagaaaacaaaatatagcttaatcaaacttatttttgtctgtaaaagttatattttattgaattaatttgagaaaaatacaagatattttgatttgatttgttaTCGAGGTTATAATCAAGATTTTATAGGTTCACTAAGTATATTATAACCCACATGTATGTTACAACggtattttttaatctttttactttttttcttgaGTGTAATAACGTTGATTAATTATTtgggttttaaaataaatgaaaaaaaaatgtatagatTTAgtgagtgtttgataaatcaatttaataacttaaagtggtttaataacttaatttaagtcattaagtaaattaaatatgtttgatagaATAACTTAAtcatataacttaaaataaaatataactttaagtaataaataaaaataattaacttattcttaagttcatatcttcattttatctttttatccttatttgttCCTAATGACTTCAAATATTGCTTTTGTTATTCTACCACCTTCATTATTACTCAATctaatttatcataattataatttatgaagataaatatgttaatttgatgatttgaaataaattttatcaaacaaccttaatacttgaagtaataagttttaaattaataacttaagtataatttaacttaagtcaatttaagttattaagtaataagtattaagttttaccaaataccccTTTAATTATAGTCTAACTGTAGTTAATTAAATCTAagtttaattactttttattaataaataaatatgatggaCTCTAATTTAATGAAAACCAACCAACTCAATTTCGTAATGCCCACTTCATTCAAGACTTCTTTTTAATCTTCCTTGCAAATTTTCTAACGTGAGTGGTTCACCCACAAGTCTCAAAGGAAGAACTAAACTACCTTATGTATCTTTCAACTTTATTAGGAGGAGATCCATTACTACAAGAAATGGATATGATATGAAATTTGGTCATATTTTCTACTCTGattgttattgttatcattttctAAAGTGGGACGCGTGGCAAATTAAACTTGAAGTCAAGAGCAAAGTCAATGTTTAAGGCCAGTGCTTGTGCATGAAAGTTGTGGATTTGTACTTTTGCATGGAATAAGTCTTATGTATGATTAAAGCCACTTTTGTCAGTCCTTCTTTctcaataatttttcatttaaaaatgtgaaaaaaccAATGataatgattgtttttttttctcatgttaAGACATAACATTGGGACTCTCTAGCTTCACCAGCATGAGTCAGCACATCATAGGTGTGGGTATAGCATCTGTTTGGAATACTCCTACCTTGGAGATGTGactataattgttttttttttttttttctaatttcctaAACcgattataaattaaaaagaatttgatttaataCAAGCCcattaaatttcttaatttcataaataacgTAATTGtctttttcaatgtttttagcCTTCTTTATTgggattattttatcattaataatAAATGGAAGATTATATAAGGTGTGTTAggacacaattttttttaaaaaaatagaaaatgatgtTAGCTCATATACAAGATGCAAGAACTCATTATGACTtatcttaacaaaaataatgatttttaaaatttgttttaaaaattaaaatattttaaaaaaattgctatatcaaaattttaaaatttaaaactaattttaaggATATAAGATAAAATCATACTTTTAATCTAAAagctattatttattttattttctttacaaaagttacgattattttttatttttaaaattatattgaaacTAGTACTAATCAAATAGAATTTGATTTATGCTATTAAACGGTATTTTGAGTATTTTAAGGATgtgtattgatttttttttaagacacaTACatgcatttcaatttttcatatttttgggaagatgtAAACAATGATTTGgtattctaaataaaaataaaaaatttatgattatatCAATATTAAGATGGAAAAGAGATAAATTAGTTTTCCAAATGTCCACATTGAATAGAATCTAGATGAAGTTGCATCATCAATCAAGGGATGTCCAATAAGTTAATAACTTCATATCTTATATTTGTGTACGTAAAAATTATGAGATTCAACTTCTTGAGATTATGATTTTACACATTAATACATAAATATATcttaattaaagaaattttttacatCATaaccaattttcttttcattagtTTAGAATCCTAAGTTATGTATGAGTTTTGACCCACTCTTAAACTGGTTTGTAAAAAATCTACCCCTTATTTGTAaccaaaaaaaagttaataagaGAAGTAGGAAGTAACTTAATGCAAAttcaaactaaatttttttgtagGCATTGAGAAGTGTCAAGTCTATGTTTAACACTTTTAATTAACATTATCTAAAGTctgtatttaaatattattttaatattgataAGCCAAATATCTACACTTACGTATGTTTCCTTCTAAGTATAATTGTTTGAATACGGCCCAACAACTTCTgaaatcttttaataatttttctccGAATATTGGTGTACATTTTCAAGGCCGGCTACCCACCATCTAATAAGTCAATTTAATAACCTTTGTTTTTACTATTATAGATAAATGAGATAGCATTAAATTTTGAGTACCCTATTCATGACTTTCACTGTAAGACAATGATTGATTGGATAATTTAAGTGATAAGAAGGTTAGAGATTTAGGGATAATCGTGCAATCATACatcaccaataaaaaaatatagttttttgaaattttcttttacttcttcaattttaatgtaaaatgaaaaaaaaaaatatttccaattCATACACTCCAATAatgcatataaatttatttcaaaattactttcaaaagtTAAGCTTTCAAAAGTTAAGCGTCGACCACGTTAAATGTTGTTGTCAAGTATACCAAtcacctttttgttttttttaaatttctctcACATAAACTCCCTACCACATCTCACATCTTGCCACGTTTCtacattttacttttttcttttatcattttttcttttatctttccACCATATCCTATATTTTTatctctcatttttcatttcttttaaatatattaatgtattagctcataaaacttctttaattttaatttttttcactttataatctcaccatatttattgattttaattattttttgggcaTATGAactttaaaatgataatatataataaatagctaatataacaaattaaataaaacataaatatataatggacaaaaatgaaaatattatccctTAAATAATATACGtaatgatattaaatattaattacagtaatacatttgataaatcaaggtttaaatttaaaaattatattttattattttgatgtttATGATATAAcgttttttatattaatgctaaataaaagatttatttattttttaaatcctatcacacgtaaaaataaaaatatatttgtaatattattttattattttattatttttatttttatgttaaatttatcatatcaaaatcataataagtgatgatatttttatatttttttcttattgttttaaCTTGATCATGgatctaattttttgtttcgttaaaaccttaaatttttaattaaaatgaaatataaaagaaaatatattttttcattaaaaaaataaaaattgtagttaaccttttatattaatttcataaaaaaaaaaatagatacatCCGTAAGAAAAATAGGTATATCCGTAAGAAAAATAGGTACATCCAATATTTCTAAGGGAATAGGGACCCAATATATCCCTTATCATGgtctatatattcctttgggaaCTCTTGATAAGTTATTGGAAGTGCTCCCCCATCTCGAAACAAATGTTGAAACCCTAGGTATATCCTTAACAAAAAtaggtacatccaatcctaagGGAATTAGAACCCTTATCTCCCTTCTCGGTAGcccaaggattggatgtaccaaattttcttaaggatgtaccaaatttacttaaggatgtacctagggttccaaagtccattccaAGATGGGGGATGACTTTTAACGACTGACTTAGGTTCCTTAAAGTATCAAATGGACCATGAGAAGGGATATAGGGGTCCCAATAGCCCAATGATCGAATATACCAAATTTTCCTAAGGATGTGCCTAGGTTTCAAAAAATCAGTTTTGGGGTGAGGAataacctccaatcacttcccaaggaTCCCTAAAGGAACAAATGGACCTTGGGAAGGAAAATAAGGGTCTCGATAGcccaaggattggatgtaccaaattttcttaagaatgtaccaaatttactTAAGGATATACCTAGGGTTCTAAAGTTGATTCCAAGATGAGGAATGACTTTCAATGACTGCCTTAGGGTTCTTGAACTATCAAATAGACCATGAAAAGGGATATAGGGGTTCTAGTAGCCTGGTGATcagatataccaaattttcttaaggatgtgcCTAGGTTTCAAAAATCTGTTATGGGATAAGGAATAACCTCTAATCACTTCCCGAATATCCCTAAAGGAACAAATGGACCTTGAGAAATGAGATAGGGGTCTCAGAAACCCAAGGATttgatataccaaattttcttacGAATATACCAATTTACTTAAGGATGTacttagggttccaaagtccattaCAAGATGGGAAATGACTTTCAATGACTCTCCTAAGGTCCTTAAAGTATCAAATGGACCATGAGAAAGGATATAAAGGTCCCAGTAGCCCGATGATCGgatatatcaaattttcttaaagatgtgCCTAGgtttcaaaaatccattttggTTTGAGGAataacctccaatcacttctcgAGGATCCCTAAAGAAACAAATGGACCTTTGGAAGGGAGATAGGGGTCTCGATAGgccaaggattggatgtaccaaattttctttaaaatgtaccaaatttactTAAGGATGTAcatagggttccaaagtccattccaAGATGGGAAATGACTTTCAATGACTTCCCTAGGGTTCTTAAAGTATCAAATGGACCATGAGAAATAATATAGGAGTCCTGGTAGCCCAATGATcagatataccaaattttctttaaaatgtgCCTAAgtttcaaaaatccattttggGTTAAGGAataacctccaatcacttcacGAGGATCCTTAAAGAAACAAATGGACATTTGGAAAGGAGATAGGGGTCTcaatagctcaaggattggatgtaccaaattttcttaaggatgtaccaaatttacttaaggatgtacctaagGGATTCCAAAGTCCATTCCAAGATGGAGAACGACTTTCAATGACTTCTCTTGGGTCCTCAAAGGATCAAATGGACCATGAGAAGGGATATAGGGGTCTTGGTAGCCCTGTGATCAtatataccaaattttcttaaagatgtgCCTAGGtttcaaaaatctattttgGGGTAAGGAATAACATCCAATCACTTCTTGAGGATCTTTAAAGAAACAAATGGACCTTGGGAAAGAAGATAGGGGTCTTGGTAGCCCAATGATAttatgtaccaaattttcttaaggatgtgcCAAATTTATTTAAGGATATATCTAGGGTTCCAAATCCCATTTTGAGGTAGGGAATGACTTGTAATCACTTCCTAAAGGTCCCCAAAAGAtcaaatggaccatgggaagggaTATAAGGGTCCTAATAGCCcgaggatcggatgtaccaaattttcttaaggttaTACCTAGCATTCCAAGCTTCGTTTCGAAATGGAAAATGACCTCCAATCCCTTGTCAAGGGTCTCCAAATAAATATATGGACCATGAGAAGGGAGATAGGGGTTCTAATTCCCCTATGATTAGATGTACCTATTTTTGTTTaagatgtacctagggtttcGACATTCGTTTTGGGATGGGAGAGGACCTTCAATCACTTATCAAGGGTCCCCAAATGTATATATAGACCTTGATAAGGGAGATATGAGTCTAGGAATGGATTTACCTATTtcttatgaaataaatataaaaggttaactacattattttttttattaaaaaatatattttcattttaattaaaaattaaagattttaacaaaacaagaaattagATCCACGATCAAGTTAAAaccataagaaaaaatataaaagcatCATCACTTACTATGATTTTGATAtggtaaatttaaaataaaaataaaaataataaaaaataataaaatggtatTACAAATATGTTTTTACTTTTACGTGTGATAGGattgacaaaataaataaatcttttatttagcattaatataaaaaatgttatatcataaacatctaaataataaaatataatttttaaatttaaaccttgaTTTGTCAAATGTATTagtataattaatatttaaaatcattaagtatattatttgtgggataatactttcattttttcccattatatatttatgtttttatttaatttgttatattaactatttattatatattatcattttaaagttaatatgtccaaaaaataattaaaatcaataaatatgggGAGATtagagagtgaaaaaaaaaattaaaattaaagaagttttatgagataatatattaacatatttaaaagaaatgtcAAATGAGAGATGGAAATATAGGATATGTGgtaagagaaaagaaaaaaaatgataaaataaaaaggtaaaatgtaGAAACGTGGCAAGAGGTGAGATTCATTAGGGAGTTTATGTGAGagaaatcaaaaaaaaaaaaaaaaaatgattggtaTACTTGAAAACAACATTTAATGTGGTTGGTGTACCTGCCCTCAACTTTTGAGGGTAATTTTGGAACAAATTCATAAGCACTATTGGATTGCATGAattggtaatatttttttttttaccatttttacattaaaattgaAGAAGTAAAAGTAAAGTtctaaaaactatatttttttattggtggTGTATGGTTGCATGACTATCCTAAGATTAAGGAAATTATACTAAATGGATCAAATGAATACTTTCAAGATGGAAGATATTTTTAGTACCTAATAACTcctatttttctctttcatttatatttttttttctactcgATGCTCTAATTCACTAGAGATGAGGGATGAATGTTTGGATCTAATTCTATTAAGTCATTTCCTGATATTTAGTTGCTTAATTTAAGGGATTTAGTTATTTGATTTTAGTAACTTTTCTTTCAAAGGTTTTActaacaagataataatatatattttattattattattttcctttttagttggagattagttttcattttttaagaaatccataagagaatatctttttttttctttttttttaatcctctTTTGATTTGAAGACCTAATTTCATAGTCTTCCAAAATTGTACATGTCCAATGAgcccaaattttgttaaaccatgaaattaattttttttttttaagaccaaatttagtggtaatttaatccactaatttttttatgtttacaaATGCCCCTATTTTAAGACACATCATGTATATGCATTGTCATGTGTATGGGGTGGGTCTTGAAGTTAACCttgttctcttttttcttttttcttttttttgttaaaaaaaaaaattatatatatatatatatatatatatatatatatatatatatatatatatattaatagagagtttcctatttttaaaatatctctttctcacttttttttttccaaacactACTTTGTTTTCCTTCTTGCTTTACACTTTGAGTTTTTTTCCAATTTGTgttccctatatatatatattatatataaagaggACAATAGTTGAGAAACttaacttgaaattttttgaagaacTCTTTCAATCTTTGGGTGTTCTTCAACCCAATTTGAGAAACTTGATTTGAATTCTTTTAGAGaattctttcaatttttggaCGATCTTCAACTCAATTTTGAGAAAACCGACTTGAATTTCCCATGAGAGATTTGCACTTGAGATCATGCTATGGGTGGTATGTCAAAATCATGTTGTGAGTGGGGTGCCAAAATCATTTTGCAAAGTGACCATGCTGTAGAGCCAAAATGGaatgccatatatatatatatatatatatatatatatatatatatatatatatatatatatatatcctagaAAGTGGTTGGagatatatatacacatatatgacacttgatttgatttgacttgattttattttttctttaaagtaAGAAAAAGACTTGAAGATGAATTTCatttcaggtttttttttttttttttttaaaattaccttAATACTTGAGGGGGAAATTATTTGGTAAacttaaatatccataaaaaaattataaatattttaaatttgaccTTCATGTAATCAAATTGTAGCCCTGACACGAAGCGATGTTGTATTTTTGACATttatgtgctaaagtcttcacccATGCAAATTGGCTTGACTTAAATGCATAGTGGTGTCCAAGCATTAACATTTAATTAAGCCGGAATTATATTTAACACTTATGCAAACAAGTCATTGTTTTGACAATGCGCGATATTGTACTTTCGACACTTAATGCAACTCAAATACTAAGATCCTCACTCATATGAATTAGCTTCACTTGAATGGATAGTGGTattcaagttttaacatttaattaaaaccaaaattatattaaacaccCATGCAAACAAGTTATGGTCTTGACGTTATGCAGTGTTGTACTTTAGACACTTAATGTGGCTTAAGTGCTAAGGTCCTCACTCATTGGAATTAgcttgacttgaatgcatagtgaaattcaagttttaacatttaattaaagctaaaattatatttaacacTTGTGCAAACAAGTTATGGCCTTGACTCTACGTGGTGTTATACTTTGATAAGCACTTAATATGGCTTAAGTGCTAAGGTCTTCACTCATGCAAATTGGTTTGTCTTGGATGGTACAAAGGCTTCAAGCAGCATTTATACAAAATTATGTGTCGTATTCACTAAGGactatgtaatttttttatatatataaaaattgtaaataaaacgAAACTTTTCAAAGATttagataaaattaataaaaaatgatattttttttttctcttctaggAATAAGGATCCACTCCTAGTAGAGAATGAGTGCTTTTCAAACATGAACTTCAAGGcaccaaaactaaaatataattctaatagAGTAATGAAATCTTATAATGAAGAGATTGGTGATCATCTGAAAGGCGTGTGGAGAGAGAAACAATGTGGTCTGCTACAACCCATGTGTCAACCGAGCCTATGTGCAACACCTGTGTGTGGAGGCACATGAGGTGGTTTCCGATATCCTTTTTGGACTATTGattcttgagtttttttttctcgatTTTTCTACCccttagtatttttaaaattaaatagtactCTTTTCAAAGCAAAAGCAAGTGGAAATGCATATGAGGTTCACTAACCTTATTTTTcgaacaaaaatatttaatgatagtGTTTTACTTTTAGGGTACTaatctttgatattttctaatttatttggatttttctttatttttaattattatatttcattatttcaagaaaaatctAGTATGATATGTCTTTTTTAAGACGATAACCTAACTTACTATTGATTGTTAGTGTTTTTGGCCAACTGTGGCTActatgtgaaaaaaaaacattgatttATAATGCTACAAAGAGTAAAGGTTGAGTTGCAGCATTAAAATCCCAATATGAAAGGTGTTACTCTCATTGCTTcctatttcatcattttatagGCCCATAGGATAGTTGATAGATATTTTGCCTTAGCTCTTTTTGCCTAGTCTTACTCTTTGTTAAGATGGCTAAGAAGGGTCTTGTTGGTGGCCTTTTCTTCGTTGATTCCATATGGGTACCATGAGGTTCCATAGAAGTTGACAATCTCCAGTTCcttacaaaaaattttaaccTCCTTGTAATTagactcttattttctattataaggGTTCACGGTACCAAATCAATACACCGTATTTTTCCACATGACCTATCATGTCccctcctcatttcccttcttGTTGATAATAGgaagaaatcaaattatatcaagttttattttagaaaatgaacaAGGTATGACCAACATTGTGAGCTTTAATGGTGCCATTTGCAAAATTGGTGTGAACATTtgacatttttcacattttttagaTGTGTTTCTAAGTATCTCCCTACATGGTAGGCTAGTAGTATCCTTGGGATAAGGCTTATTGGGCCATTGTTTGTTCATCAACATGTCTACTATAGATCCCTTATGGATTTTAACTAACACATACTCTATTTTCTCAAGCATAAGGCACTAGAGATATAACCATAAGAATGATCGTTAGTATAGTTCTTATCCTAATGACGTGTACTAAGTGACTTTTTAGGCTTGATAGTTTCATTTCAACTTGAAGATATCACATACATGACTCCATCTATCCTAGAATCCTTATTTGTATGAGGATCATGCCCTAGACCTTCTCTATAGTAGGCTTCTCAATGAACTCTAATGGCACAATCTCTTCTTCCATTACTCCAATGGACACCTTATTGACTAGGCCATCATATTCCTAGTATTGTCTTCATAGTGCTATAAGAGTACCCTTACCTTTCTAAGATATTTTTCCATGGTTGCTATTCATGTTTTGAAGGCTTTAGTTACTTGTCTAATGACTAATTAAGAGTCATAGTAAAAGTTTAACACCTTGACCCCCACACTTTAAGTAAATTACAATCTCACTAAGAGCACTTTTATTTTGTCTCCTTATTAgtgttaggatagaacccttgaa is part of the Vitis riparia cultivar Riparia Gloire de Montpellier isolate 1030 chromosome 17, EGFV_Vit.rip_1.0, whole genome shotgun sequence genome and harbors:
- the LOC117904795 gene encoding uncharacterized protein LOC117904795, with product MDSDTFWKSPSSCRFSKVIWVVKQLLLFVGIITTALLMLKPSSKISYTFNLLCRSIPSFWLSLKSWFSPPYVYVIIYSVLILIIILASSSSSSSTFSFDHHHRYHHDFKDINISMDTTVFKDKGLQSHFVDKFIVGSSPEVWSVADSGDEFPQETSMMMPESGRKCTAGETKDRLEESVLKAIVCRWEDDDQYKTLDAKWKDIKEDRKQLTKHRKSQTWDVPHENIFNLAPREMRKLDTFVGERSSVRAIGGLRREELLGHDELNRQVEAFIKKCKKDMPFKI